Within Anolis sagrei isolate rAnoSag1 chromosome 3, rAnoSag1.mat, whole genome shotgun sequence, the genomic segment tgtgtggaaggactcctaGTTTTctagatagcaataaaataaatttgCCTACATATGCAATTTAGGAACTAGGAGTAGATCTATTAACTTCAACAGAGCTGAATGTATTTTTGGTTATGTATTGCAGCCAGTGGGATTATTTTGGAAAAAAGTATATTGTGCATTTGTGGTACAGGGGAGCACCAACCATTTAGGCTTGTGTTTTCTAAAAAGCCATTCTTACAGCTCCATTCCTTAGTctgtctttattttgttttttagtgTTACTTTGAAAGGACAGCCACCAGGATCATATTTTTCAGAAGGTGATCACAAAATTCAGTACACTGTGTTTGACAGAGCTGGGAATAAGGGAACATGCAAATTCTTGGTCAAAGTCAAAGGTAAGAATATTTGGttcctagaaaaaaaaaacccacaaatattGAACATGGATGTTTCCACAGAGGTGGTAAAAAGGCtagatctctctctttctctcatgcaCAAACACCTGAGATGATtaaacattttaattgttgtatgtgTGCTAGTGTTTCCAGCTATATCAACATTATTTGCTACACAAATGTTTAAAGTGACAtgctccttttttcctttgtcaAATTCTTCTTAGTGGAGTTATCCAGCTATGTTCAAGTGTCCAAAGACAAAAGAGTAAGAAGTAACTGCAAGgggcatccgtaggtgactagcAGTCTTGTTCCTAAGGAGTTTCTTCAATAACAGGGCCTCCATTTTGGTTCCATCTTATGGAAcaactgtttcttttaaaaatattttttacatgCAACACAGAATGTTAAAAACTAATGACTGGATGGCAAATGGTGCTGGATACTGGATTGCACCAAATTCTGTGTGCCCGATACAGATTTCTTTGCCTCAAAATGCAATACAGCACTCTTACTAGAGTGCTTGGAGGTGGATAAGCATTCCCTTCCTCAGTCCAGGGCTCACTTTTTTTCAACAGAAAATGACGGCAAGGTCAATTTCTGGGTCAGGAGAAAAAAGGCTCTCCTGGGCCTAAATagtttgccccttaacccctgaaataacgagacagacaacaaaggtatggattcaaattgggcaacttttattgaatgttacctatttaacttcacctgaactaaactaagtgtcaaggaacttggtggcaagctgaggcagcgtccccagctactgagtgtgtgatgtcagtgtgccctggatccccaaccaggcaacctgaaggtaaaagtctggagaagcctgtccaaTTATTGATCTCAGCTTCTCTCttaactgggccaatggatgtcccctcacccatttgttgacttctaggtgagtgtttgttgtacagtgccccccacccttgatgggtgccatgtgtatacctccatgtcagtgttttcctgaactatttatgctggcctagttaaaccaaaccactccatctagcccctaataacagtatagggtaggcgaaaaaaccccccagaacatgagaggcaaaaaattcctacccggctccaacgggcaaccaaatatactgtcaatgggcgggagtggcgggccgaaagtcagacaagactgaaggaggggagctggctcacgaggtaagccagcccccgccccttttccaggaggttctaactggaacctcccattctctcccttcagggggtggggcaaatcgctctccccaccaactgtgttggtgtggagagtcccttgcagAGCCAAAGGCATGGAAAGATTGTCCATTCATAGTACACCCAAAAGGATACTGGCTAAAACTTTGTTTAGATTTTGGGAGACCCTGAGACAAAAATGGCCTGGCATACCACTTCCCTCCCCACCCTGCTGTAGTAGAGTCCAGAAGTTATGTTCATTCTGTATTGCTTGTTTTAGTTTTTAATTGACTAAGTGTCACAAATGGTATTGCCAGGACCCATACAGTTTATGTGGTTCAAAGTTAACTATTTTTTCTCTCAGCTCTTCCATTATTGAACTGCATAAGATAGCTTGGTCAAGTATTACATTTTTGTTCCCACAATCATTGTTGACGTAGAAATTATGTaacaaaatgtaatttttaattaatGATTTGAAATTATTGTCTGACTCAATTTCCTTTTGATATACTTGGTATAATCAGTTTTATGCCAAACAAAATTATGCATAATACATTTTTTCTCTCAAGCACTGAAGTGATTTTCAATATGTAAATGCTACACGGTGCCACAGCAATTTCCATATTTTCCATGccttggggaggggagaggggacAAATTTCCCATGTTCACTTTACATTTTTCAGAAGGTTTATATCTCTAGCCACATCACTAGAGGTGTTTCTGCCTTTTGGAACTGGTCACAAGGGGCTGCGGTTGGGAGGTATTGCTACCTTTCTGATCCTGTTGAATGTTCTGGATGCAGAAGGTCACCATTGGCTcttatatatattaaattaactataaatccaagggTGCAGGTATTTCTGAAATGTGATAACAATCTTGCATTGCTCCATGTTGTAGTCATTTTTTTCTATGGCCCCCTtcacacacagctatataaaatccacattgaactgggttatatggcggtgtggactcagataatacagttcaaagtagatattgtggattatctccctttatattctgggttatatggctgtgtggaagggccctgtgtaaGAAGAAACAGCAATTTATGTACTGCCCCTGTTGTTTTGTGTTTAAAGTCAGGCGCTGTGGGAAACTGAATGCTCCAGAAAATGGCTACATAAAATGTTCTGGTGATGGCAATAATTATGGAGCAACCTGTGAATTTTCCTGCATTGGTGGTTACGACATGCAGGGAAGCCCAGCAAGAGTTTGCCAATACAATTTGGGCTGGTCAGGAATGGATCCAACTTGTACACGTACGTGTGTAATGAATAATTGCATGAATTAAGGAATAAAGTAAGTAAAAGGGAGTATGTGAGGAGGATTCTGTGTGCAAATGGGGAATTTGGTTCACATAATCACAATTATTGGTTCACGTGCTTCAACACTTGTAGAGTGTATGTTCATGATTAAGTAGGTGGAATATTGCTAATGGGTTAGGTATagttgtatccatggattcaatcatccaaggcttgaaaaaaatcaaaaagcaatgtttgatttttccattttaatatAAGGGACAGCATTTTACAACTCCATATAACAAAACCTGAATATTCACTAATTTTGGTATCCATGCAGAGTCTTGCAACCAAATCCTAGGAGATGCTAAAAGCCCATTGTGTATGTTGCTAGGTTGCTGTGTATACTGATGACAACATTTTGCTTGGAAAGTCAGAATTTAATTGTGTTAAAGTCAACCTATTTCTCCTCTTACGTAATGTTACTGTGCCACAGAAACTCATGAGAAATGGCACAAATGGGATAGCTTTCCATTTACTATTGCTAGCTGTTACTTTTAAACTCTCTCTGATTTAAAAAGAAGCTTGCAGTATATATTTCTGTAAGACATACTTTGTTAGAGCTGTGCTCAGAGATAAAATGGAGATCTTTCTTTGAATACAAGAATACATTGATAAATGATTATCTGGCTACAGCcattatttgtggatttttttcctaCTGTAACTTAGGGAATTTCATTGAACACTATTCTTATTCTATTGATTAGTTGCTTGTTCTTGATAGGAATTAATTACCATGCAACCACCCACATTCTTCTGGGGTATCATAAATATTGACAGAGTAGGTATCATTTAGCATCTGTGAGAAAAAGCAATTTGTTACAGTTTGAGAGTGAAAAGATTTAAGCATACTTTTCTCTTCTATTCTGGTTACTTAGATATTTACTACAGCATTATCAATAACGGTCACATTGCTATATTTATTGTGGGAAGCCAAAGATCAATGATAGTGCAGCAGTCAAGCAAAGATTTGCAGGGTTGAAATCTTTGTATATTTGGATTACTTTTGGATTTCCTCTATTAAAGTTATGCCTTGAAATTTGTGTGCATATTTAAAACATACACGCAACTGATGTAAAATACTGCTCTCTGTAGTTTCAGACTCTCTTTGTAGGCCTAGACTGAAGAACTATTAAGCTGGCCAACTGCATTTAAAATCTACTTCATTGTTTACTGGTAGAAGAGATACTGTGCAGTCATAAAATCAAGGGTCTGTGTCCTGCAAGGGATCCCAACAGGGTTTTCTTCATAAGATtttttcagagagggtttgcttttgtcttcttctgagCCTGAGTGTAACCTGCCCAAGATCGCCCAGGGGATTTCCATGGTTTAGCAGGGATGCAAACCGTGGTTTCCAGAtttgtaatccaatgctcaaaccacaacaccacagTGGCTATCTCCTGTTTTGAATAGAGCTAGCATTTAAAACAATGCTATGAGTTAATACCTTTTCACTttcaattttatttctatttgATCTGAATACTTTACATCCGTTGTGAACAATGTCTAGTCATTCAGGTATTGTTGGGCTGCAAGTCCAATCATCCTTCACTGTAGGATGTGGGAGGGACAATCCAGCAACATTTGGTAGGTCACAAGTTGCTCATTCTTATTCTAAATCATTTTCTCAATTATTCCACCTGAGTGAATACATTATTTTTGCATATAATTTCAGCCATGAGCATTAATGTCGGTGTAAGGACAGCAGCAGCCCTCTTGGATCAGTTTTATGAGAAACGAAGGCTGCTCATCATATCAACTCCAACTGCAGCCAATTATTTTTATAGACTGCAACTGGGAATGCTGCAGGTAAGCACAAGCCCCTTTACTAGGTATGAAGTCAGTTCTTCTCCAAAAGCAATATAGATGAACTGTGGCCACTAACATTACTTCCTACCTTCAGTTTAATATAAATAATGGATTAGAAGATCAAGTGATATGCCACTTCGCAAGAGTCATGAGGCGCACTTCATCTATGGAGCCCTACACTGTGGTGCCCATCACACGATGCACACTCATTTCTGACAGGGCTCCATAGATTAACTGTGGTGCAAGCGTCCTACAACATTTCGgccagaacatgggaggcttcctgtgttctgtaCGGAGCAACAGTGCCAATGTGGAGGGAAGTGTTGCTGTGGGTGAGGCGGGGTGCAGGCTGACAGGATTACTCCGCCACCTTGCAGATTCACCACAGAGACTGGTGAATCCCCCGCTGTCCCTCATCAATGTTATGAGCTCCTTAGAAGAGGCTGCATCTGGAGCAATTCCCCACTCCATTCTGGAGACCTCCAATCTTTCAGAGTGGATATGGGAAGGGCATGTATGAGAATCTCCAAACCAGACTGAAAAAGTTCAGCTCACAATGCCTCAAAATTTACTCTATAGAAACATTGTACAAACCTAACTAGGAAATGTAAGCATATCTGCTTTCTTCAGAAGGTAGGTACTTGCTTTTAATAATCCCTTTGAAGCTGGGTCTTTGCTTTTAATGTAAGAGATGGCTTAAAATTATTACCCTTTCCTGCATTGTTTCCAATTTGATACCAGTATTAGTAACAAGAAAAATCTGAGTATAtgaaactggttttttttttttaaaaaagaaagaaatatccaTCCTCTCTTTAACCCTGTTTTTACAATCTTTAAAGACTGGGGCTCTCATGTTTCTTAATCCAGTGGTGAATCCACTAGTGTAGTTCTGAATACATGTAGTCTTTCTTGGATGAAgcctattgtaaaaaaaaaaattaattacttAACGtataaaatatgcaaaatacCTCTCTTCCAGACCACCAAATACagcatttttatagatattatttCTGTCGTAAATTAATTTGCTTCATGTCTTTATCCATGTCTTATCTGATTTATTTTAGCCAGCACTGTGTGGGCTTGATCTCCGACATGTTACAGTGATTGAGTTGGTTGGGGTCTATCCAGCACAGATTGGAAGAATAGGATTAAGACTGATGCCTCCTGCCCTTGCTTTGCAACTCAGGTAAATTAAAACTTATTTAACAGTAGGTCCCAAAGACTGCCCCTCATATTTGCCCATTATTTTCTAATTTGAACCATGCAAGATAAAGTGCTTCCTTCCAGCAATGAATATACTGTCTCAATATATGTAAAAGCTGTAATTGCATACTCTCTTGGCTTTTATTCCATGTCCAAAAAGGGGGCTATTCCTTCTTTTATGTTGACAAATACATTAATGGGAAGTAATGTAAGATATCACTGGGCAAGATAGAGGACTATACAGTTCAAATCGTATGTACACAACACAAACAAATCTAAGTCTTTATTTTTTTCACATCTTTAGGCTGTTACTTCGTATTCCCCACTATAACTTCAATATGGTGGTAGTTGACAAACATGGTGTGGACAAAGAGCGATATCCTTTCCCAGCAACCCCTGCTGAGCTCTTTACTCTCATTGACACTTTCCCTCTGAGAAAAGACGAGATAAAATTACAAGCAGAATCTGGCCAGTCTTGTCCCTGATTCTGGATCCCAGACGTCCAGATGCCGGTACTTTTGCTGTCTACATTTTTCCAGTGCTATGCAGAATATAGAAGTATGGAAATAATTGTTGTAcaggtctttttaaaaatttgtatGAGTTTAGCCTTTTATGAGTTGTGAAACATCTTTTTCATTTATATATGGTGCCGCTTTAATTTAGGAGTGTTATTTTCCTCTATGGAAAGTCTTGTGGACTTATTGAATTGCCTTAACTTTTCAGAATAACTTCAAACATTATTTCACGTGtaaatgttcttttctttttacagatcttttattaataaaaatattgttttgcttttttgttgttctaGTCTCACTTATTTGAATATGAAATCAACAGCATTGAGTTGACCTTGAACAAGGAACTAGGGACAAGCTAAGGAAAGTGAGAACATgcaattttcatttttactagcAGAAAGCTTCTAATCAGTATCTGCCAGAAAGGCAGAATAGTGTGGCTTGGGGCTCTGCCACCTTTTATTGACGGACTTCAGATATGATGGACTTCAGATACCCAAGAGGAACAATTAGTATGGCCAATGACAAGTAAATAATAGAAGCTGAAGTCAAAACCATCTTAAGGGTGAGAGGTTTCACATTCTGGCATTAAATTTCAACAGGGACagatgcaaggtactccacttaggcagaaaaaatgaaatgcaaagatacagaatgggggacgcctggctcgagagcagtacatgtgaaaacaatctaggagtccttgtggacagcaagttaaacaggagccaacaatgtcatgtggcagcaatgATCCTAGTagtggaaagaccacatgcgcagtatggaagtgctgtctttgtcaaaccaggcctccaagtcagcagtgcccacaatactgaagaaaacaatatcgaggttctaacagtagagcttaataacatcaccatcacctctgtgtacaagctcccaaatgaagagttctgcttctcctcccctgagaactttgacaggcaccaaaaggcggtagtaattggggacttcaactgccatagccacgtatggggctatgctcaagaggataaaaatggagaggctgtcctgtcctggtctgaactgcacaaactatcactcatctagggaagtaatgctacccctctattctgccttggttagaccacacctggaataatgtgttcaattctgggcaccacaattcaagagagatattgagaagctggaatgtgtccagaggagggcgactaaaatgatcaaggatctggagaactagccctatgaagagcagcttaaagagctgggcatatttagcctgaagatgagaaaGCTGAAAGGAGATGTGAGTTCACGGTGAGAACTCCTAGCAATGAAACTGGAGTAGATACATTTAATTGATTGGTGAGCCAACACATACATAAATCCCATTGGTGCAGTGGATCTACTCTAGCGAGCACTAAAACAACAGGATTTAGGTCCTGGGCTGTGGAGATGTGCCTACTTAAATATCTTTTGTAACACTTGTGGGGAATTTTGCTTTCTCCTTTAGGAAATTAGTTACTGGTGGCCCCTTTGCTTGGTTCAGCAAGACTCTTTACAACCAGTGAACTATTTGGAAACCCAGCAAGTACGCTGTACCTGTCCATAGCAATTTTAGTTGAGGAAGGAAATGTATGGTCCTCCTGATTGTGTTGAACAGCACCGACCTCAGAAGCATTGCCCACCGAGAGAGATGGCGAAGGATGCAATCCAGCTACCGCTGGAGAGTCACACATTTAATCTTTATGTAATATTTGTGTTGAAGTATAAAATGTAGTCCTCCGGTTTGATTTTATAAACAAAGTGTATCTCGGTTTTTCTCTTTACAAATTCTGAAATAAGCATTTAAATGTTTACATGGCATTTTTCAGTTATACACAGAATAAAATCTTAAGTTACCATAACTATAAATAAGCTTAAATATTGTTCCACAAGGAGAATCTAGAaacaacccccccaccccccaaaaagcccccaaaaaaccAGCGAATTTGATGAGAGACAAAATATCATACCTGATTTTTGGCACAACTTATAATGGACCTGCATTAGGTTATCATTGATACTTGCCCAGCTGAAGTGTTTCAAATGCATGGTCATAAGAGAAATAAATACAATAGAaagacattttaatatattttgcaaACACACTCAAATGATTTTGTTAATAAAAAGTGTTTCTAATATAGCTTTTCGATTTATCTCAGGACTATATATGAAAACATTCAGCAGGACAGTTGATAATGCATGTTGTCAATATAAGTTATTGCCACACATGAATTGTTCTCTTGTGAGATATGGGAAGAAAACAGCCCAATCATCTTTTGAAAAGCTAAGGATTATACTTGGTTGCATTATGAGAGGGAACAAAACAATTTGACTATTTAATGCTAGAGAGCCCCAGCGCAACTAGTGCAAACTGAGTAATTCTCATTGTGAGTCTCTTTTCTATTGCAACTCTCATAGCCCATCACCATTAGTTATTTTGGTTCAGGTTAAATGACTGCATTCCCATATCAAGAAAACCATAAGTGCCCTACAGTGACTTAAGGGTATATCTTACCCTGTGGGATTTAGAGGATCTACTCTTAAATGCAATTGACATCCTAGAGATTCACATAATTGCCACAGAACAAAGAAGCAGCATCCAGGGTGCTCATACATATCTGAGATGTAAAATTTTGGAGCATGGAGAAAACAGaaatttgcagatttttttttaaaaaattgcaatacTTAGTATCCTTTACATATCAAAGTCACTTTCctaataaaatacattatatacaAGTTGGTTTGGTATGAAATTATCACGTTTGATATATTAAAAATAGAGTTTTTTCAGAATGTATTATAAATGGGACTTTTAATGATTTCTTTGTTACAAACAGAGCTTCAAAATTCACCCGAACAATAAGGaaaccttttcccttctttctggaACTGGCAAAACCCCAAATAAAGACAGAAGATGCCATGAACATTTTGTCACTATTAATTCTTAAGACACACTTAAGGCATTCATTCTCATAAAATGgactaaaaaaaggaaaatgatctGATAGCGTAGCAGTCTTCCACAGAAGTCTTTCTCttacatacttttaaaaaattattttgtgaCAAAAAGTAATTGAGAAccttatattaaatattttagtcACCATTCCTAAAAAAAAAATAGCCCATAATCTATTTTCTCCAATTTTCCAGAAAAAAGGGCTTTGGGAAAAATGAGTGGGAGTTTAATTTTTACGTTTTCTATAAGAAATAAGCACATTTGCATGTAGTGGATTTTTCTTCCAAATATGTGGGCATAAGTTCGCAACCACCACTATCTTCCACTTTCAAcatcatccaaaacaaatgtttttcatatcattcaaatattaaaattgtTGGGCTTTAGACTTTTAAAAGATGACCTAAACAGGCAAATGATGAAAGTGTTTTTttaatcatatcagaagcgacttgagaaactgcaagttgcttctggtgtgggagaattggccgtctgcagatacgttgcccagggggagcctgtgggaggcttctctcatgtcccagcatgggaagctggagctgacagactggagctcaccccatcttgcggattcaaactgctgaccttcaggtcagcagcacaagggtttaacccattgcaccactgtggctcctaTGAAAGAATTGTCATAAATGTTTAGAAAACtagcatttttttttgtattttgcaatCTACattgcaatcactgggttgtaagttttttgggctgcatggccatgttccagaagcattctctcctgatgttttgcctgcatctatggcaggcatcctcagaagttgtgaggtctcacaacctctgcaggtgaaacatcaggagataatattttagaatatggccatacaacccaaaaaacttacaacaattcTGTAATCTGTTTCTGTGGTAATATGCCAAAGTGTGATAATAACTGCAGAGGAATGTTTTCAAAGGTGCCGCACTATCTGCACTCTGTACTTATTCTGAATCAGAGCTAGATGAAATGATAGAATCAGTAATaagatttctgggatttattgTACAGCAAAGCAAAGGTTTTTAAGCAAGACATTATTGAACAGTACACAAGGTACTCAAAGTACTCCCAAACACATGATGAATCAGCACATAAAATCAGAATCACTTGAAAAGGAAAAATCTGCTAAGTAGCAAATAACCTTTACTGGTCCCCTATATTTGTTTAAAAGaagatcaaaacaaaaaaaaatcctggttgGTGCTGTACACATACATAATCAACAACCCTGGTCTTATGGGGAATTGCGAATATTTCATAGTGTCAATTACCACAAAGTATCAAGGCCATTTTACAGCATGAATTGCAGGATAAAAATGGAACAAGCACGTCTTGAACACTGAAGTGGTCCCAAGCTACTGGTGTCATGCTATTTATGAATCACTGCTCTTCATCTTCCATCTACTAATGGAGTTCCTTGCCCTAAAAAACCTGCTTTACAAATGAAGTCTGATTCACATGCTGTATTTTACCACGTTATGTATTAAATAAACTCCCCTCATATAGGCACAATTCTACAAAGCCAAAGGCTTTTATAGCTTCAATCTATGGAAATAGTAAAGCCATATTTAGTCATACTTAGAGCAGGTCATTTCGAATCAATGAACCTACAAGGGGCCATGACTAACTTACATCCCATTGATTTAGAAGGGTCTAGACAGGACGGCatactggtttgagtgttgggccaAGACATTAGGGCATTGGCATTTGAGACCCCAcccagctatggaaacccactaggtgaccttgggcaagccacactttcttggcttcagaggaaggcaagggcaagccTCCATTGGCCAAATTCAGCAAAGAAACCTTTGTgaaggttcatcttagggtcaccataagtcaaaaatggcttaaaggcacacaacaacaaagtcaaCATTCCCAAGTTTGGATCTGATGCTATCAGCTCCAATAGATCTATATAATTCTCCCCAAAGCATCTATTGATTTTTTGGCCAAGCTTCTAGATCAGCTACTTAGCTACATATACTTAGTAGCATTCCTATCCCAATGCACCTTCACCCCCTCTTACTGGGCATCAACATCCATAATCACTTAGGTCTGTTCTCCTATTTGGCAGACTCCTGTTCCATTCCACTCCCACAAGCAATATCTGGTCCCAGAGAAGCAGAATCCTTATCGAAATTCCTTTTGCACTTGTGGGTAGAGAGTAGAAACATCAGACTGATTTGCTCCAATAAACTGGAGAACAGACTCCTGAAACTCAAGCCACTtatacacagctgcataaaatccagataatctgctttgaactggattcagtgtagactcagataatctagttcaaagcagagaatgtggattatctgcctttatattctggattatatggcagtgtagacgggccctcacagcagctgctgcccaggccccttccacactgcccctatatcccaggatctgatggcagattttctgcttatctcagattatctggcagtggaaactcatataatctagtttaaagcagataacctgggatcagattctgggatacagAGCAGTGTACAAGTGGACCCAATAAGTCAGGACTGACCAGCAGCTGCTATCTGGTAAGGCAGCTCCCTATTGCAAAAAGACTCATTT encodes:
- the SRPX gene encoding sushi repeat-containing protein SRPX isoform X2; translation: MRSPSLGVALLLAVGARLHLAYPDTPWCSPIKVKNGYASCRSPHGGYYKNVLGTKCDIRCQKGYELHGPQQLMCQSDKRWSGKVLCKQKRCPTLMMPANGGFKCLDGAYYNSRCEYYCSPGYQLKGDRIVQCMDNKVWSGRPASCVDTEPPRIQCPSIKEKIAEPNKLTVRVFWDTPEGRDTADGILTDVTLKGQPPGSYFSEGDHKIQYTVFDRAGNKGTCKFLVKVKVRRCGKLNAPENGYIKCSGDGNNYGATCEFSCIGGYDMQGSPARVCQYNLGWSGMDPTCTPMSINVGVRTAAALLDQFYEKRRLLIISTPTAANYFYRLQLGMLQPALCGLDLRHVTVIELVGVYPAQIGRIGLRLMPPALALQLRLLLRIPHYNFNMVVVDKHGVDKERYPFPATPAELFTLIDTFPLRKDEIKLQAESGQSCP
- the SRPX gene encoding sushi repeat-containing protein SRPX isoform X1, with translation MRSPSLGVALLLAVGARLHLAYPGSGYSPLEDDEDVYARNRYKDTPWCSPIKVKNGYASCRSPHGGYYKNVLGTKCDIRCQKGYELHGPQQLMCQSDKRWSGKVLCKQKRCPTLMMPANGGFKCLDGAYYNSRCEYYCSPGYQLKGDRIVQCMDNKVWSGRPASCVDTEPPRIQCPSIKEKIAEPNKLTVRVFWDTPEGRDTADGILTDVTLKGQPPGSYFSEGDHKIQYTVFDRAGNKGTCKFLVKVKVRRCGKLNAPENGYIKCSGDGNNYGATCEFSCIGGYDMQGSPARVCQYNLGWSGMDPTCTPMSINVGVRTAAALLDQFYEKRRLLIISTPTAANYFYRLQLGMLQPALCGLDLRHVTVIELVGVYPAQIGRIGLRLMPPALALQLRLLLRIPHYNFNMVVVDKHGVDKERYPFPATPAELFTLIDTFPLRKDEIKLQAESGQSCP